A stretch of the Bradyrhizobium arachidis genome encodes the following:
- the atzF gene encoding allophanate hydrolase, producing the protein MGADQPETVAAIVAAHRAGKITPAETIARTYRRIRDHNDPAMFISLREEKDAIAEAEKLAAQQDAAALPLYGVPVAVKDNIDALGFPTTAACPAFSYTPTHDSTAVARLRAAGAIIIGKTNLDQFATGLVGVRSPYGIPRNAIREDLIPGGSSSGSATAVAAGLVPLSLGTDTAGSGRVPAMLNNIVGLKPSLGMISTAGLVPACRTLDCISVFALTVDDAALALSVMAGPDQADPFSRDRPLQPITPFPANIRLGVPRNGQLIFFGDKKAEAAYGEALKRWTSLGAQLVEFDLEPFYETARLLYEGPWVAERYLVIRNLLASAPDSIHAVTREITAAGARLTAAETFSALYRLQGLRKIAERTFANIDALVLPTAPTVYTTAQVLANPIELNSRLGTYTNFVNLLDLCGLAVPAAMRSDGIPFGITLLAPAGRDAMLASIGRAFHADTKLTLGAKGIAQPPLASLPPNSADEIPIAVVGAHLSGMVLNHELKTLNARLVEATKTAADYKLYALQTTPPKPGLLRVAAGQGAAIELEIWSLSASAFGKFVNAIPPPMAIGTIRLADGRGVKGFLVEPEALGGARDITAYGGWRKYMAGG; encoded by the coding sequence ATGGGGGCCGACCAGCCTGAGACGGTAGCCGCAATCGTCGCCGCGCATCGCGCGGGCAAGATCACACCGGCCGAGACGATCGCGCGGACCTATCGGCGCATCCGCGACCACAACGATCCCGCCATGTTCATCAGCCTGCGCGAGGAGAAGGACGCGATCGCGGAAGCCGAGAAGCTCGCCGCGCAACAGGACGCCGCCGCGCTGCCGCTCTATGGCGTGCCCGTCGCGGTGAAGGACAACATCGACGCGCTGGGTTTTCCCACCACGGCCGCCTGCCCGGCCTTCTCGTATACGCCGACCCATGACTCGACCGCGGTCGCGCGCTTGCGCGCGGCCGGCGCCATCATCATCGGCAAGACCAATCTCGACCAGTTCGCGACCGGCCTCGTCGGCGTGCGCTCGCCCTACGGCATTCCCAGAAACGCGATCCGCGAGGATCTCATTCCCGGCGGATCGAGCTCGGGATCGGCGACCGCCGTGGCTGCGGGCCTCGTGCCGCTGTCGCTCGGCACCGACACCGCGGGCAGCGGCCGCGTGCCCGCGATGCTCAACAACATCGTCGGGCTAAAACCGAGCCTCGGCATGATCTCGACCGCGGGCCTGGTGCCGGCCTGCCGCACGCTCGACTGCATCTCGGTATTCGCTCTCACGGTCGACGACGCCGCGCTCGCGCTCTCCGTGATGGCGGGACCGGATCAGGCCGATCCGTTCTCGCGCGACCGGCCGCTTCAGCCGATCACGCCGTTTCCGGCCAACATCCGTCTCGGCGTTCCCCGCAACGGGCAGTTGATCTTCTTCGGCGACAAGAAAGCTGAAGCGGCCTATGGCGAGGCGCTGAAGCGCTGGACGTCGCTCGGCGCTCAACTCGTCGAGTTCGACCTCGAGCCGTTCTACGAGACCGCGCGGCTGCTCTATGAGGGGCCGTGGGTTGCCGAGCGCTATCTCGTCATTCGCAATCTGCTGGCCTCGGCCCCGGATTCAATTCACGCCGTGACGCGCGAGATCACGGCCGCGGGCGCGCGGCTCACGGCGGCGGAAACTTTTTCTGCGCTGTACCGGCTGCAGGGGCTGCGCAAAATCGCCGAGCGCACCTTTGCCAATATCGACGCGCTGGTGCTGCCGACGGCGCCGACGGTCTATACGACCGCGCAGGTGCTCGCCAACCCGATCGAGCTCAACAGCCGACTCGGCACCTACACCAATTTCGTCAATCTGCTCGACCTCTGCGGGCTGGCTGTGCCGGCGGCGATGCGGTCCGACGGCATCCCGTTCGGCATCACCCTGCTTGCGCCAGCCGGCCGCGACGCCATGCTCGCGAGCATCGGGCGCGCGTTTCATGCCGACACAAAACTCACGCTCGGCGCGAAGGGCATCGCGCAGCCGCCACTGGCGTCACTGCCCCCCAATAGCGCCGACGAGATTCCGATCGCCGTGGTCGGCGCGCATCTGTCGGGCATGGTGCTGAACCACGAATTGAAGACGCTGAACGCAAGGCTGGTCGAGGCGACGAAGACCGCGGCCGACTACAAGCTCTATGCGCTGCAAACGACGCCGCCCAAGCCGGGCCTGCTGCGCGTCGCAGCCGGCCAGGGCGCGGCGATCGAGTTGGAGATCTGGTCGCTGTCGGCGTCCGCCTTCGGCAAGTTCGTCAACGCCATCCCGCCGCCGATGGCGATCGGCACGATCCGGCTGGCGGACGGCCGCGGCGTGAAGGGATTTCTCGTCGAGCCGGAAGCGCTCGGCGGCGCACGCGATATCACGGCGTATGGCGGCTGGCGGAAGTATATGGCGGGAGGGTGA
- a CDS encoding GntR family transcriptional regulator, with amino-acid sequence MTLDDLPPGTVPAEPVVPRVDRAQPSVQKVTRAEELRLQLADEIVRGTLAPGAALDETDIARRFSVSRTPVREALRQLVASGLVEARAHRGAVVAQPSIERLTSMFEAMAELEALCAGLAAERMSAAERHGLEAIHEELRVLSYTGNPERFHEVNERFHNAIYAGSQNGYIAEITLATRVRVQPFRRAQFRNLGRLAKSQAEHDRVVVAIMRGDKQGAAAAMRAHIELVRGEYEIYAVSV; translated from the coding sequence ATGACGCTTGACGACCTTCCGCCTGGGACAGTGCCGGCCGAGCCGGTGGTTCCGCGCGTCGATCGCGCGCAACCTAGCGTGCAGAAGGTTACGCGCGCCGAGGAGCTGCGGCTTCAGCTCGCCGACGAGATCGTGCGCGGCACGCTGGCGCCGGGCGCCGCGCTCGACGAGACCGATATCGCGCGCCGCTTCAGCGTCTCCCGCACGCCGGTGCGCGAAGCGCTGCGCCAGCTCGTGGCGAGCGGCCTGGTCGAGGCGCGCGCCCATCGCGGCGCCGTGGTGGCCCAGCCCTCGATCGAGCGTCTCACCAGCATGTTCGAGGCGATGGCCGAGCTGGAGGCGCTGTGCGCGGGCCTTGCCGCCGAGCGGATGTCGGCCGCCGAGCGTCACGGCTTGGAGGCGATCCACGAAGAGCTCCGCGTGCTCAGCTACACCGGCAACCCCGAGCGGTTCCACGAGGTCAACGAGCGCTTCCATAACGCGATCTATGCCGGCTCGCAAAACGGCTACATTGCCGAGATCACGCTGGCGACGCGCGTCCGCGTCCAGCCGTTCCGCCGCGCCCAGTTCCGCAATCTCGGGCGGCTCGCAAAATCGCAGGCCGAGCACGACCGCGTCGTCGTCGCCATCATGCGCGGCGACAAGCAGGGCGCCGCGGCTGCGATGCGCGCGCATATCGAGCTGGTGCGCGGCGAGTACGAGATTTACGCGGTGTCGGTTTAG
- the hpxZ gene encoding oxalurate catabolism protein HpxZ: MEIDLPDVLADVTAAFERYEKALVSNDVAVLGELFRDDTRTLRYGIGENLYGYEAISGFRAARSPVGLNRRTAKTVITAYGRDTAVASTLFYRDSLPGKVGRQMQTWVRFPEGWRVVAAHVSIIDEPKET; this comes from the coding sequence ATGGAGATCGATCTCCCCGACGTGCTGGCTGATGTCACCGCCGCGTTCGAACGCTACGAGAAGGCGCTGGTCAGCAACGACGTCGCCGTGCTCGGCGAACTCTTCCGCGACGATACGCGCACGCTGCGCTACGGCATCGGCGAGAATCTCTATGGCTATGAGGCGATCTCCGGCTTTCGCGCCGCGCGTTCGCCGGTGGGGCTGAACCGCCGCACCGCGAAAACCGTCATCACCGCTTACGGCCGCGACACCGCGGTCGCTTCCACCTTGTTCTATCGCGACAGCCTGCCGGGCAAGGTCGGCCGGCAGATGCAGACCTGGGTCCGCTTCCCCGAGGGCTGGCGCGTCGTCGCCGCGCATGTCAGCATCATCGACGAACCCAAAGAGACCTGA
- a CDS encoding AtzE family amidohydrolase — MTTKPELTASDIASAVAARKLSALDAIEAALARIKAHDTVLNSFTDVTADRARAKARALDADIAAGKKVGPLAGVPFAVKNLFDVAGLPTRAGSKINRDLAPAKRDATLIERMEAAGAVLVGALNMGEYAYDFTGENVHDGNSRNPHDTTRMTGGSSGGSGGSVGGALVPIALGSDTNGSIRVPSSFCGIFGLKPTYGRLSRARSFPFVASLDHLGPLARSVTDLALAYDAMQGPDADDGACSVSGVEPVTSLLSGSISGLRVAIAGGYFQKNVFPEAVEAVSRVAKALGATQVIDIPEAARARAAAYVITTTEGASLHLDRLRKRPNDFDPAVRDRLIAGAMVPAPMVDRAQKFRRWYRAQVAELFKSVDVLIAPATPCIAPKIGQVTFKLDGVELPVRANIGIHTQPISFIGLPVVAVPVPLEPMPIGVQIIAAPWREDIALRVAAALERMGVAAAPAPRGI, encoded by the coding sequence ATGACCACCAAGCCAGAATTGACGGCCTCTGATATCGCGAGCGCAGTCGCAGCCCGCAAGTTGTCGGCGCTCGACGCCATCGAAGCTGCGCTCGCGCGCATCAAGGCGCACGACACCGTCCTCAATTCCTTCACCGACGTCACCGCGGATCGCGCCCGCGCCAAAGCGCGCGCTCTCGATGCCGACATCGCCGCGGGCAAGAAAGTCGGCCCGCTCGCCGGCGTGCCGTTTGCGGTCAAGAATCTGTTTGATGTCGCGGGTCTGCCGACGCGGGCCGGTTCAAAAATCAATCGTGACCTCGCGCCGGCAAAGCGCGATGCCACGCTGATCGAGCGGATGGAAGCGGCCGGAGCCGTGCTGGTCGGCGCGCTCAACATGGGCGAGTACGCCTACGACTTCACCGGCGAGAACGTCCATGACGGCAACTCGCGGAATCCACACGACACCACGCGGATGACCGGCGGATCGTCCGGCGGCTCGGGCGGCTCGGTCGGCGGCGCGCTGGTGCCGATCGCGCTGGGGTCGGACACCAACGGTTCGATCCGCGTGCCGTCGTCGTTCTGCGGCATCTTTGGCCTGAAGCCGACCTATGGCCGGCTGTCGCGCGCGCGCTCCTTCCCCTTCGTCGCAAGCCTCGATCATCTCGGCCCGCTCGCACGCTCGGTCACCGATCTCGCGCTCGCTTATGACGCAATGCAGGGGCCGGACGCAGACGATGGCGCCTGCAGCGTGAGCGGCGTTGAGCCCGTCACCTCGCTGCTATCAGGGTCGATCTCCGGCTTGCGTGTCGCCATCGCCGGCGGCTACTTTCAGAAGAACGTCTTCCCTGAAGCGGTCGAGGCCGTTTCGCGCGTTGCCAAGGCCCTCGGCGCTACGCAAGTCATCGATATTCCCGAGGCCGCGCGCGCCCGCGCGGCAGCTTACGTCATCACCACCACTGAAGGCGCATCGCTGCATCTCGATCGGCTGCGCAAGCGTCCGAACGATTTCGATCCCGCGGTGCGTGACCGGCTGATCGCGGGCGCGATGGTGCCGGCGCCGATGGTCGACCGCGCGCAAAAGTTCCGCCGCTGGTATCGCGCGCAGGTTGCCGAACTTTTCAAATCGGTCGACGTGCTGATCGCGCCGGCAACACCGTGCATCGCGCCGAAGATCGGCCAGGTGACCTTCAAGCTGGACGGCGTGGAGCTGCCGGTGCGCGCCAATATCGGCATCCACACCCAGCCGATCTCGTTCATCGGATTGCCCGTCGTCGCCGTGCCCGTGCCGCTCGAGCCGATGCCGATCGGCGTGCAGATCATCGCCGCGCCCTGGCGCGAGGACATTGCGCTGCGCGTCGCCGCCGCGCTCGAGCGCATGGGCGTTGCCGCCGCGCCCGCACCGAGAGGAATTTGA
- a CDS encoding DUF4089 domain-containing protein, translated as MAEPLDDYIDAVAQALALPVEEAWRPAIRANLEVSLRLARLVDEFALPDETEPAPVFTA; from the coding sequence ATGGCCGAACCGCTGGATGACTATATCGATGCTGTCGCGCAAGCGCTCGCGCTGCCGGTCGAGGAGGCCTGGCGCCCCGCCATTCGCGCCAATCTCGAGGTGTCGCTGAGGCTCGCTCGCCTCGTGGACGAATTCGCGCTGCCGGACGAGACCGAGCCGGCACCCGTGTTCACCGCCTGA
- a CDS encoding ABC transporter ATP-binding protein, translated as MTAQPLLDVQDLTVEFTTRRGIVKAVQHVDISVAKGETLAIVGESGSGKSVTSYAVMRILDRAGRIAEGSVMFSGIDVKAATEDQMRNLRGREVSMIFQNPRAALNPIRKVGDQIEDVLRTHVQQAQVADHGEKAIEALEQVKIARPRERYHAYPFELSGGMCQRVVIALALACNPQLLIADEPTTGLDVTTQKAVMDLIVELTKRRAMSTILITHDLGLAAAYCDRVVVMEKGRVVETAKAADIFANPQHPYTKKLMRATPRLGVSLRDLLPEEEAATPATVSAVPGEPAHAPAVTEGTKPLLLIDKLVKEYPRQGATAVLGKLFGRKPPVEPDVFRAVDGISFSIGHGESVGLVGESGCGKSTTSMMVMRLLDQTSGRIQFDGEEIGSIMPNAFARLPLRSRIQMVFQDPTDSLNPRFTAARAIADPIMQLGNISGRDALRARCEELAAMVGLPLNLLDRFPHQLSGGQKARVGIARAIALHPKLVILDEPTAALDVSVQAVVLNLLQDLKQRLGMSYLFVSHDLNVVRLLCDRVIVMRTGRIVEEGSSERVLSDPQDDYTKELLTAIPHPPLPAH; from the coding sequence ATGACCGCCCAGCCGCTGCTCGACGTCCAGGATCTCACCGTCGAATTCACCACCCGCCGCGGCATCGTCAAGGCGGTACAGCATGTCGACATCTCCGTCGCCAAGGGCGAGACGCTTGCCATCGTCGGCGAGTCCGGTTCGGGCAAGTCGGTGACATCCTATGCCGTGATGCGCATCCTCGACCGCGCCGGCAGGATCGCCGAGGGCTCGGTGATGTTTTCGGGCATCGACGTCAAGGCCGCGACCGAAGACCAGATGCGGAACTTGCGCGGTCGCGAAGTCTCGATGATTTTTCAAAACCCGCGTGCCGCGCTCAATCCGATCCGAAAGGTCGGCGACCAGATCGAGGACGTGCTGCGCACCCATGTGCAGCAGGCGCAAGTCGCCGATCACGGCGAGAAGGCGATCGAGGCGCTGGAGCAGGTCAAGATCGCGCGCCCGCGCGAACGCTACCACGCCTATCCCTTCGAACTGTCAGGCGGCATGTGCCAGCGCGTCGTCATCGCGCTTGCGCTCGCCTGCAATCCGCAGCTTTTGATCGCGGACGAGCCGACCACCGGCCTCGACGTCACCACGCAGAAGGCGGTGATGGACCTCATCGTCGAGCTGACAAAACGCCGCGCGATGTCGACGATTTTGATCACGCATGATCTGGGCCTCGCCGCTGCCTATTGCGACCGCGTCGTGGTGATGGAGAAGGGCAGGGTGGTCGAGACCGCCAAGGCCGCCGACATTTTTGCCAACCCGCAGCACCCCTACACAAAGAAGCTGATGCGCGCGACGCCGCGGCTCGGCGTGTCGCTGCGTGATCTCTTGCCGGAGGAAGAAGCTGCTACGCCCGCCACCGTGAGCGCCGTGCCGGGCGAACCGGCGCATGCGCCCGCCGTCACCGAGGGCACAAAGCCCCTTCTCCTCATCGACAAGCTCGTCAAGGAATATCCCCGCCAGGGCGCCACCGCCGTGCTCGGAAAGCTGTTCGGCCGCAAGCCGCCGGTCGAGCCAGACGTGTTCCGCGCGGTCGATGGCATCAGTTTTTCGATCGGCCATGGCGAGAGCGTCGGCCTCGTCGGCGAATCCGGCTGCGGAAAATCGACGACGTCGATGATGGTGATGCGGCTGTTGGACCAGACCTCGGGGCGCATCCAGTTTGACGGCGAGGAGATCGGCAGCATCATGCCGAACGCCTTTGCCCGGCTGCCGCTGCGCAGCCGGATCCAGATGGTGTTCCAGGATCCGACCGACAGCCTCAATCCGCGCTTCACCGCCGCGCGCGCCATCGCTGACCCGATCATGCAGCTCGGGAACATCAGCGGGCGTGACGCATTGCGGGCGCGCTGCGAGGAACTCGCTGCTATGGTCGGGCTTCCGCTCAACCTGCTGGATCGCTTTCCGCACCAATTGTCAGGCGGGCAGAAGGCCCGCGTCGGCATCGCGCGCGCCATCGCGCTGCACCCAAAGCTCGTCATCCTGGACGAGCCGACCGCCGCACTCGACGTCTCGGTGCAGGCCGTGGTGCTGAACTTGCTGCAGGACCTCAAGCAGAGGCTCGGTATGAGCTATCTGTTTGTCTCGCATGATTTGAATGTGGTGCGCTTGCTGTGCGATCGTGTCATTGTGATGCGCACGGGGCGAATCGTGGAGGAGGGCTCTTCCGAAAGGGTCCTCAGCGATCCGCAGGACGATTACACCAAGGAGCTGTTGACGGCGATCCCGCATCCGCCGTTGCCGGCGCATTAA
- a CDS encoding ABC transporter permease, which translates to MLTMISKRLMFAIPSLIGVVIVTFLLTRALPGDPAAYFAGPAATKEAVEQIRKKLGLDKPLIEQFFRYTNDLAHGDFGNSLTTGQPVATEIRNRLPASAELTLLGLIVSVVIAIPLGVLAATRPGSWIDHLCRVTTTAGVSLPVFFTGLLLVYFFYFRLGWSPAPLGRLDVFYSAPPTVTGFYLVDTLIARDFEAFRSAFSQLILPATTLAIFSLAPIARMTRASMLAVLASEFVRTARASGLSPATVIVTYAFRNAMLPVITTLSMVFSFLLGANVLVEKVFAWPGIGSYAVEALISSDFAPVQGFVLTMAVMYVLLNLVIDILYGVIDPRVRLEG; encoded by the coding sequence ATGCTCACCATGATCAGCAAGCGTCTGATGTTCGCGATTCCCTCTCTGATCGGGGTCGTCATCGTCACCTTCCTGCTGACGCGCGCGTTGCCGGGTGACCCCGCGGCCTATTTCGCCGGGCCTGCCGCGACCAAGGAAGCCGTCGAGCAGATCCGGAAAAAACTCGGCCTCGACAAGCCGCTGATCGAGCAGTTCTTCCGCTACACCAACGATCTCGCGCACGGCGATTTCGGCAACTCGCTCACGACCGGCCAGCCGGTCGCGACCGAAATCCGTAACCGGCTGCCGGCCTCCGCCGAGCTTACGCTGCTCGGCCTTATCGTTTCGGTCGTCATCGCCATCCCGCTCGGCGTGCTCGCCGCGACACGACCGGGTTCGTGGATCGACCATCTCTGCCGCGTCACTACGACCGCGGGCGTATCATTGCCGGTGTTCTTCACCGGCCTGCTGCTGGTCTATTTCTTCTATTTCAGGCTCGGCTGGTCGCCGGCGCCGCTCGGCCGGCTCGATGTGTTCTACAGCGCGCCGCCGACCGTGACCGGATTCTATCTCGTCGACACGCTGATCGCGCGCGATTTCGAGGCGTTCCGCTCGGCGTTCAGCCAGCTCATCCTGCCCGCGACCACGCTTGCGATTTTTTCGCTGGCGCCGATCGCGCGCATGACGCGCGCCTCGATGCTCGCGGTGCTGGCCTCCGAATTCGTCCGCACCGCGCGCGCCAGCGGCCTGTCGCCCGCAACCGTCATCGTCACCTACGCCTTCCGCAATGCGATGCTGCCGGTCATCACCACGCTCAGCATGGTGTTCTCGTTCCTGCTCGGCGCGAACGTGCTGGTGGAGAAAGTCTTCGCCTGGCCCGGCATCGGCTCCTATGCGGTGGAAGCGCTGATCTCCTCGGACTTCGCGCCGGTGCAGGGTTTCGTGCTGACCATGGCGGTCATGTACGTGCTGCTCAATCTCGTGATCGACATTCTCTACGGCGTGATCGATCCGCGCGTCAGGTTGGAGGGCTAA